In Setaria italica strain Yugu1 chromosome IX, Setaria_italica_v2.0, whole genome shotgun sequence, the genomic stretch GTTGATTTGGGCAGCGGAGTCATGGAGCACCAGCGGTGGAGAGAGAAGCCGTGGGTGTCGACAACGGGAGTCGTGCGGCAGGGAGGGCGGCCGTGGGCACCGGTGGTGGGGAGAAGGGCGCTAGCGGTGAGTTCCAGCGATGGAGAAGGAAGCTGCGGACactggcggccggcggtggggagaGCCGCGGGGCGGTGCCGGTCGGCTGTGGGAATGGGTCCTCGAGCGCCGGAGGATGGGTCCTCTGCGCGACCcgcgccgccacggcctccgTTCTTTGCGCACGGCTCGCCGTTGCGGCCCTTCGAGCACTGGGGGTCACCGCAACGAGGGCTTCAAGCTTGCATCACGTGGAACGATCGATTTTTGCATTCCACATGATTCAGGTTGGGCAGCCTCTTTTGCATCTCCTAGATATGGCCCGGGACCTCATACAAGCCAGCAAACAAGCCAACTTGCACCTGTGGAGCCTGGCCCAACCCTCGTATAGGCTGCCAAACACGTCCAAAAGTGTTTGCATGGAGATTTGCTAGAGGTTTGAGAGAAACTTGCAAGAAGTTtgtcttttctcttttcttgaGATTCTCTTTTCTTGAGTGAAAATGCTCGAAAGCGTTTGCATGGAGATTTCTCGGAGGTTGGAGAAAAACTTGCGAGAAATttatcttttctcttttctcgaGTGAAAATACATGAAAGTGTCTGCATGGAGATTTTTACTTTCAATGGAGATTTTTGAAGGTTCGAGAGAAACTTGCGAGAAGTTTGTCTTTTCTTAAGTGAAAATGCTCAAACTGACTGACAGGAGCATTTTTCCTCCGTGAGTATACTGGCCACAAACTATGCGTTACAGTGTCCCAGCAACGAGGGCAGTACCTACCGAGAGTCCGAGACCCTGAGCCAGTTCGTCAGCTGCTGAGTACAGAGTACGTGTACGTTTCATTACAGTACTGAACCTTACAGCCGTGGAAACACGTCGCCATCAGCATTCTGCAGCAGCCGATGCATCTTCAGTTCTTTCCCTGAACATAAGGCTTCAGCCTCGCCTGAGAACGTACGCGTGCGGTTGCGCGGCGCGGGTACTTTGCGAGAATTTTCACGGTACGTCCCGGGAAAAacctcggccggcggcggcggaacaggagACAATGGAGCCGTCATCCGAATTGGGCCAAACCAGGCCGCCTAACCCGGCGCCGAAGCGAATTTGTGGGCTCAGTGGCTTGTGCGCGGCCTCGGAACACTATTAGAATAGAAGAGAGCGTAATAAGTAAATGCTGACGCCATATTTTACTTTTTGGATGGTCGGCGGCGCCATAAACTCGATAACCAGCACCGCGGAGCCAATAAATTCAACTAGATAGAATCCTAAAACAATTTTATTCGAGTGCACACGGGACCCGCAGCAATGAAATTCACACAAGCGGTAATCATCCCAATCCTAAGTGCTTTGATAGCGTGCTAGCCGGGCGACCAGTAACATGCATTTCCTATCCTAAGGTCAGCAAGTAGGTAATCACAAAGATTTCCCGAGGTAGCAAACAAGTCCAATTTCGGGTGAAATGGGGTTCTCTTTTATTTGCCAAGTCAGGCAGGATAGTAAGAAAATGGACCATAAGCCATCATTTATCATGTAGCCTGTCTAAGAAAGGAACAATAAATAGCTCATAGTTTCCTTGCTACTGCTCTAAGAGTTGTTCTTCTATCATCAGCGAGAGTTTACTTTGCTGTTAATGCAGGCAATAAATAATAGATAGATTTCTGTACATAGTTGGGCCTAGGCTAAGgctaataaataaataagaaatGGAATCCTGCCCCTAAATTCTGCTTTTTCTCTTTTTAGCCTTACCTGCTCTTGAATGTTGGTATCGATTTGATCGTGCCGGAATAAGGGTTAGGTAATGGATCTTCTCCGGATAGAAGTAAAGGTTACGTGGGAAATAAAGGAATCAGTAGCAGTCGCTGGAAAAACGGCGCGGTCGAGCCGGTTAGGCCTGGCCCAATTACATGTTTTTAGGGCAGCCTGGCCCAACTACATTGCGTTGGAGCGCGTGAAGCGGAGAGCATCTGCCTTTGCCTTTCTCCTTCtgtcttttcccttttttcctctcgcgctcgcggcggcggctgcttgtGTCGTCTTCTCCCGTCTTCCCCGCGAGTTTGTCTCAGactcctcgcgccgccggcgaacACTCCCGGCCTCCGCCCGTGCGGGGGAGCGGAGCGCGCCGGACGTCTCCAAGGAGTTCTCTCCTCGTGGCCTCCGTCTTCTTCGTCGTCCTCCGCTCGGCTGGACTGGCGGTTTGATTTCCGCGGCTTTACCGGTTTACCATCCTCGGTAAGGAATCCCATCTTGCCTCGATGGACTGTTATTTCTGGGAGTTTGTTTTGCGCCGAGAGGCATGGAATCCAAATCCCACCCTCCCTTCTCCGATCCATCAAGTTCGTTTCATTGTTCCGGATTTGTTTGCTGCGTGGTTGAGTGAGTATTGCTAGCAGACTAGCAGCAACTCTATCTCGCAGTTTCTTTTCGAGGTTCAGCTATTGATCAAAGCAGTTTGGAGTGATAACTTGTGTCGAGGTTAGTGTCCCTTGGTTCCGACAGCCTGACAGTTGAAACTCAGATATTTTAAACGATGTGTCGCTGTCTTGAGGCCAGCACTGGGGGACACTTCTGTGCTATTATTCCGCTAGCTACCAATAATATATGCAGTGTATCTATGAACAGCTATTGGTTGTCAGCTTGCATGTCCGCACACAGCGTAGCTATACTAGTTGGTAAATTTGGTTCCAGGCTTAGCAGTGCTGTTAACATCAAATGAATGGCGGAGAACAATTTTCTTTTGATCGAGTAGGTAGAGTTTCTATCGTTTTTTTGCAGGAATAATCAAATTTTTAGCTGTGTTTGTAGCACTTCTTGTGTGTTTTTTTACCTTTGCACCACTTCTCTAATTTTACTGTAGAGTAAAGAGCACTGATTCCTTATCGACTTTTGTGCAGATCTCCCATTTGTTTTTTGATTAAAAACCATTGGGTTTGGGATGGCATCACCTGGACAAATGATGGCGAGCAATCTGTTACGCACCGAAGGCTTTCCTGGAAATATGGTATGCAACCTGTGAAataacacttttttttttggttgccaTTAGCTTGTTCTAATGTTTGTTCTCTACATAGGGAAAAAAATCTGGTTTAATTGCTGCGAGAAGTCTTGGATCAAGGAGATTGCGAATGACTCGACACTGCTTTCATCAACAGCATCTTTGTTGGCCACGTGCACTGAGAGTTGCGGTTCATAATATCCGATTGTCGTCATGTCCTGGTGCCGTGGTATCGAAGGGGTTTGATAGTCCATTAGTTGACAATTCTGATACTGCATTGGATGTTGGAATTATTCATCTCTACCGTATACCATTTCTCCAAGAAAGTGAAACCATGGAGCTGCTTAGGAAAGTGAAGGCGAAGGTTTCTGCTAATATTGTTGATATAATGACCGAGCAGTGCTTCAACGTTCAATTGGACAATCCACTTACTTCTGAGAAGCTTTCAACTCTTCACTGGCTCTTAGCAGAAACTTATGAACCTGAGAAATTGCTAACGAGGAGCTTTCTGGAGGAGGAAGTTTCTGGAAGTTCTTGTACTGTCATTGTTGAGGTTGGTCCCAGAATGGCATTTTCAACAGCATTCTCAACCAATGCTGTCTCAATATGTAAATCTCTCTCATTAGTAGAAGTGACTCGACTGGAGAGGTCAAGAAGATACCTTTTGCGCCTTGAGCCTGGTAGTGGCCCACTTGATGAAAATCAGCTCAAAGAATTTGTTCTATTGGTTCATGACAGAATGACAGAGTGTGTTTATCCCAACAAGCTCACATCATTTCAGTCAGAGGTAGTTCCTGAACCTGTCCGTGTAGTTCCCGTCATTGAAAGAGGAAAAGAAGCATTGGAAGAAATAAATGTGAAGATGGGGCTTGCTTTTGATAAACAAGATATTGACTACTATACACATCTCTTCAGAGACGATATTAAACGCAATCCAACTACTGTGGAACTTTTTGATATTGCACAATCCAATAGTGAACATAGCAGACATTGGTTTTTTAATGGAAAGCTTGTAATAGATGGAGAAACCATGCCAAACACTTTGTTCCAGTTAGTGAAGAGACCCTTGAAGGCCAACCTCAATAACTCTGTCATTGGATTCAAGGATAACTCGAGTGCAATAAAAGGATTCCCAGTAAATCAGCTACGCCCAACAATTCCAGGTTCCACTTCACCATTATCCATTATGATGCGTGAGCTTGATATTTTATTCACGGCAGAAACCCATAATTTTCCATGTGCTGTTGCACCATACCCTGGAGCTGAGACAGGTGCAGGTGGCCGCATAAGAGACACACATGCCACTGGAAAGGGTTCTTTTGTTGTTGCTTCCACTGCTGGTTACTGTGTTGGTAATCTTCGCATTGACAATGCGTACACGCCCTGGGAGGACCCTTCATTTTCTTACCCAGTGAACCTAGCCTCTCCATTGCGAATTCTTGTTGATGCTAGTGATGGTGCATCTGACTATGGGAACAAGTTTGGGGAGCCTCTAATTCAGGGATATACCAGAACATTTGGGATGAGGTTGCTAAATGGGGAGCGGCGTGAATGGTTGAAGCCAATAATGTTCAGTGGAGCTATTGGGCAAATTGACCATGCACACATATCAAAGGGTGATCCAGAAATTGGCATGCTAGTTGTGAAGATTGGTGGTCCAGCATACAGAATTGGTATGGGTGGTGGTGCTGCCTCGAGCATGGTTAGTGGCCAGAATGATGCAGAGTTGGATTTCAATGCAGTACAACGTGGAGATGCTGAAATGGCACAGAAATTGTATCGTGTGGTCAGGGCATGTGCAGAAATGGGAGAGAACAACCCCATCATCAGCATTCATGATCAGGGCGCAGGAGGAAATTGTAATGTTGTGAAGGAAATAATATATCCTAAGGGTGCTGAAATTGATATCCGCTCGATCGTTGTTGGTGATCATACATTGTCTGTCTTGGAGATATGGGGCGCTGAGTACCAGGAACAGGATGCACTACTTGTGAAACCTGAGAGCAGAAGCTTACTGGAATCGCTTTGTCAGAGGGAAAGAGTTTCAATGGCTGTCATTGGGAAAATTGACGGCTGTGGAAAAATTGTGTTGATTGATAGTGCTGCTATGGAGCATGCCAAGTTAAATGGTCTCCCTCCTCCAACCCCTGTTGAAGAACTTGAGCTTGAAAAAGTTCTAGGAGATATGCCTCAGAAGACCTTTGAGTTCAAGCGTGTTTCTCAAGTCACAGAGCCTTTAGACATTGCACCAGAGGTAACACTACTGGATGCTCTGAAGCGAGTATTAAGGCTCCCCTCTGTGTGTTCAAAGCGTTTCTTGACCACAAAGGTTGATAGGTGTGTGACAGGTCTTGTTGCACAACAGCAGACAGTTGGGCCACTCCAACTTCCACTTGCTGATGTGGCTGTGATTGCACAAACGTACACAGACCTTACAGGTGGTGCTTGCAGCATTGGAGAACAACCAATAAAGGGTTTGCTTAATCCTAAGGCCATGGCCAGACTTGCTGTTGGGGAAGCCTTGACTAATCTTGTTTGGGCGAAGGTTACATCACTTGCTGATGTCAAAGCAAGTGGGAATTGGATGTATGCTGCAAAGCTTGATGGCGAAGGTGCAGATATGTATGATGCAGCTGTTGCACTTGCTGACTGCATGGTTGAACTTGGTATTGCAATCGATGGGGGAAAAGACAGTCTTTCCATGGCAGCTCAATGTGATGGTGAGGTCGTCAAGGCTCCTGGAAATCTGGTTATTAGTACTTATGTCACATGTCCTGATATAACATTGACAGTAACTCCTGATTTGAAGCTCGGGAAGGATGGAATTCTTCTTCATATTGACCTTGCTAATGGAAATCGCCGTCTTGGTGGTTCTGCTCTTGCACAAGCATTTGATCAAATTGGAAATGATTGCCCGGATGTTGATGATGTTGGGTACTTGAAGAAAGTATTCGAGGCCATTCAGGAATTGATCACTCAACGTCTTATTTCAGCAGGCCATGACATAAGTGATGGTGGCCTTATTGTGAGTGCTCTTGAAATGGCATTTGCTGGTAATTGTGGTTTTAAGCTGGACATAGACTTGGAAGGTAGGAGCCTTCTTGAAGGACTTTTTGCAGAGGAGCTTGGCCTTGTTATTGAAGTGCACTCAGAATATCTCGATATCGTGAAGCAAAAGCTTGAAGCAGCTGGAGTTTCCGCTAATGTAATTGGAGAAGTTACTAGCTCACCAGAAATAAAAGTTTTTGTTGATGGCAATCTGCATCTCAAGGAAAAAACTTCGGATCTCAGGGATCTCTGGGAGGAAACGAGTTTCCAGCTGGAGGAGTTACAACGCCTGAAAGCTTGTGTCAAACTTGAGAAAGAAGGACTGAAAATCAGAACATCGCCATCGTGGTCTCTGTCTTTCACTCCTAAATTCACTGATGAGAAACTGTTGATTGCATCCTCGAAACCAAAGGTCGCTATCATTCGTGAAGAAGGGAGCAATGGGGACAGGGAAATGGCTGCTGCATTCCATGCTGCTGGATTCGAACCATGGGATATCACGATGTCAGACCTCTTGGCTGGGAAGTCTTCTCTAACAGAGTTCCGTGGGATTGCATTTGTTGGTGGTTTCAGCTATGCGGATGTGCTGGATTCAGCGAAAGGTTGGGCTGCATCAATCAGGTTTAACCAACCCCTCATTCAGCAATTTCAGGATTTCTACCATAGGCCAGACACTTTCAGCCTTGGAGTATGCAACGGTTGCCAGCTTATGGCTCTGCTTGGCTGGGTGCCAGGATCAGATGTTGGAGGTTCTCTTGGTATAGGTGGAGATATGTCCCAGCCGAGGTTTATTCACAATGAATCCGGTCGTTTTGAGTGTCGGTTCACCAGCGTGTCCATTGGGAATTCTCCTGCTATCATGTTCAAAGGGATGGAAGGTTCTACCTTGGGTGTTTGGAGTGCTCATGGCGAGGGAAGAGCTTTCTTCCCAGATGAAAACGTTCTTGCTACTGTTGTGCAGTCTAATCTGGCTCCTGTGCGATATTGCGATGATGCTAACAATATAACTGAAACCTATCCCTTCAATCCCAATGGTTCTCCACTAGGCATTGCAGCCCTCTGCTCCCCTGATGGAAGGCACCTCGCCATGATGCCACACCCAGAGCGTTGCTTCATGATGTGGCAATACCCATGGTATCCAAAGGAATGGCAGGTTGAGGAGAGTGGCCCCAGCCCTTGGCTGCGGATGTTCCAGAATGCTCGGGAATGGTGTTCATAGTGCAGGTAGGTCAATATCTTTTTATCTTGTTCCAGCTGTTGGACTATAAGCTTCCTTGTTTTGATGTTCTGTGTTTGCGTTTTGGTGCAGCTTGCCGGAATTCGGTTACAAGTTGGACTAGTATTTCAGGAGTGCAGACGTGCAATGTCTGGCTGCAGAGATTTGGCGTCACTGGCTATTGTTGGTTTATGGCTATCTGGTCTCATTTGAGGACCTCTTTTGGCGAAATAATTGTATTTGACTGATCAATAATCAATTGTTGAATTGCTCGAATTCGAAATACTGACGAATGGATGACAGCCTGTTCGGTCAGGGCCTGGAACTTAAGTGTTCGCTAATCCTATAATAACGTTACTGAGCCTGGTGAATTTGTCCCCTTCTGCTCCATGCCCGACGTTTGTCTTGGTCACCTGACGCGCGCCCCTGTTTGTGAGAGcctgagagggagagggagtactGGTAGGACTACGGGACGCCACGCTCATCGTTCGAGATGCTCCAGCTTCTCAGCGTGGACGTTCAATCTTTACCGACTCTACGCGGGTGTTTGGGTACTCGGtaggatgtttgatactaattatgagtattaaatatagtctaattataaaattaattgtacaaatttagcgaatgtttgatactaactatgagtattaaacatagtctaattacaaaactaattgcacagatgaagtttaattcgcggaacaaatctattaaacctaattagtccataatttgacaatgtggtgttacagtaaccatttgctaatgatagattaattagctttaatagattcatctcgcgaattaggcttcatctgtgcaattggacAATGTTTAGCACCTCGTTGCAAACACCCCTACGTCGTTATCCAATTACCGTAGCCCGCCGTCTCTCCCTCTCGCCCCGCACCTGCGACGAACTGAACTGGTACTGTGGCTTTACAGTGACAAGAAGGAATCAAACTGTGAATGGGGACTGCAAATCCTTGGCCGGCCTATGCGTCCATTGCAAGATCAACAACTGCAGAAGGATGAAAGCTCGACAGTTTCCGACAGTAGCACAGACTTGTTTACAAACAGATGTTCCCCCAAACCAAACAAGTTTCATCAAAGTACTCAGGATGCAGCAATACACTGTACGGGCACCACGGCCACGTCGAGCAACAGCAGTCATCGCCATTGATCAGTGGGTGAAGGTGTAGAAGACGGTGCCGACGTAGACTGCGAGCGCGGTGGTGACGAGCCCCACGAGCCCCGcggcggccttggcggcggcgcggttgcTGGCGCAGCCCAGCGTGCCGAGCCGGATCTGCACGACCATCACCATGGACACCATCAGGAACACGCACCCGACCACGGACCCCACGGCGGAGGCCAGCATCCCGAGTCGGAGCACGCGGGCGTCGATGTGGGCGCGCAGCGCGTCGTGCGGGTCCTTGGAGTTGATGAGGTTCAGCGCCAGCTTCAGGCCCTGCGCCACCAGGCTGGAGAAGAGGAAGGACGAGAAGGCCACCACCTCCAGCACTAGCAGGGACCGGGCCACCCCGGGCCCCGCGTCGCAGGACGGGTCGCCGGCGAGGCTCCGCAGCTGCTCCGGGGTCGCCAGGGAGAGGCCCACGAACACGGCCACCGTGAAGAGCGAGTTCACGTTCACCACGCCGTCCAGCGCTGTCACGTGCACGCTCGTCGTGTTCGCCGACAGCGCTGCCGGGAACTTCCACTCGTAACCGTGGTGGTGGTTGCCGTTGCTGTGCTCATCAGATCTGGCACGGGGACAGCAAAATATTGAGTTCTTGATCCATGGGAAAGGTGCGACATCTGGATCAGACGCTGCGAGAGAGGATACTTACTCATCCATGGCACGAGAGGAGGTGATTGGATCGGATCCTCGCGGTTCTTGGAATGAGTATTTCGCAAATCGAGCTGCAGGATGGGAGAACGGGGATGGGAAGGGAATACGGGAGAGCAAGGTTTGGGGGAAGATGGGGACGGCCTGGGCGTGTGGCGGTCCAATAGATCAAAAGCTGAAGCGAGAGTGCGTGGGGGCCTCGCCTGGGGTGCAGTTGTAAAATCGATCGGTATGTACGTCTCAATATTTTAACGTGGCCTACGCGTTCAGCATTCTACCTGGTTTCAGCAgcttctagatttttttttgtttttttttgaggacGCAGCTTCCTAGTTCCTACATGAAACGAATGTGTAGCATACAAAGGGGATGTTTGATACcgtactaaaatttagcacatgtcacatcagatgtttgaatgctaattagaagtattaaacataggctaattacaaaactaattgcacagatggagtctaattcgcgagacgaatctattaagcctctattaagcctaattagttcataatttgacaatgtagtactacagtaaccatttgctaatgatgacttaatagattcatcttgcgaaatAGTATAGgagttctacaattagttttataattagcttatatttagtcctcctaattagcatccgaacatccgatatgatactgctaaagtttagcacctagtatccaaacaaccccaaagTGTTCTACGCCTCAGCTGCTCAGCACTGCAACGACGGCAAACATTGTCAATAAAGCACCATCAAAGGCACACAGTGATGTAGTTCTCACTTGTGTTCCAAGAACTCCATAATAGGACTTTCTTGCAAGCAGCAACTAATTGTCAGCCACACAAGCAGGTTATATAACGTACAGGAGTTTGCAGATAAGAGCGCTCTGCGCCTCTGCATTGTTTCATCTTACACAGATCAAGTAGACACCACTTGAACGCCTACTCAAAATCCCAATGGTTCACAAGACAGAAGGCACTACCAACTAGTCGTCCTCCTCCGGAAGATCAAAGTCCCTAACCTTCACGTCAGCATCTTCCCCATACTGGATACAGGAGTCGATGTACGATAGCACATATTGTATGCTGCAAGAAAACAAGGGCAGTTGAGGATATGAAAATGCAATAAAATAATCCACAAAAAGAACAGTGTTTTGTATATTCACCCATGCCACGAAATGCACAAGAAATCTCAAGAGTTGGCAACAGAAAATGAAGTGGTGATAAGTTTCATTTCAAACTAGCTAAAGGTCCTAAAAAATTGTTGCAAACAACCCATTTCATGTTACAGTATTTCATAATGTGACTACAAGGCTGACGCGCCTTAAAACGTCGGACATGTAATAGTAAAACTAAAACTCGGTACGCTTTGTTCTTGTAATAAAGCAGGGGAACCTATTATCGAGAAAGAAATAATGTGACCAAATTTAGAGTCCTTTATACCCACGGTatgatttgaattttgattCCAACATGACTTTCAACAGAAGTATTGCCATGTGTGTGTGATTTCAACATCAGAAATTTTGAGGATGCAAGATGGAAACACTGTCTTCCAGATAAATGTAGTATGAAATCAGCTATGctgtaatcatcaacctaaGGGAAAGAAAGAGTGTTACCTGCTCTCCTTTCTCAAGTCAAGTGGTATGAAATTAACCATGCTGTAATCATCAACCTACATGGTGGTACTGAGATTAATATTGCAGCAGAGAACACAAAGAGGGCACTAGAAAAGTCAAATAATAAAAGATTAAATACGAAACTGATAAGAGAGAGACAAGTAGCATCTCAGATTAGTCAACATATGACATGTACAAAAAATAAAGAACCATAGGCCTATAGCATACAAAATGAATAAATGTGCTTGCTAAGATGAACACATCTGCCTGCATGAACAACTTTATATCAGTGATTCTGAGCCTTTGGTTATCAAGAAACTAATTAACTGAACTACTTCATGGCTAAAGCAATGCACTTTCTCAGATAAATATGAAGTTTCCACTTTACTGCAGATGAACTTAATAGCAGGTAAAGCACTTGAAAACATTATCATCACTAGATCAATCAATCAACAAGAACAAACCCTTTGATGTAAAACCAACATCACTAGATcagtaaaaaataaaattgaaagAAAACCATATGTGGTAATCCCCCACAATCTGATTTTTCTAATAGATCTCCAGGTACACAAATGACCAGTTTTTGCAATTTGATCCACCCCAGAAGACCttaccagtcaccacaggcatgTGTTGACAGAATGGTTCCCACTTCCATCCATAAATAAAACCAAAGGTGTGCCCATGGGCAATTGCACgacaaaataaatgcaccataGAAAGTGTGTAAACATGTGCAGGGGCGGAGCTAGCGGTGGCGTGGGGCTCAAGCCCCCCCTACCGCCGCTCTTACAAtggagccccccccccccacccccccccgtCGGTGAAGAAAACATCGACAGAGAAAGCGCTTTTCGATtacgagaaaaaaaatatatggggGGATATACTACACAAGGGGGTGGAAGGGGGCTAGTGCAGCCTATCGCCGGGGGGGGATCTTtgagatatataatttttataaCACAATTGCTCTTAAAGGGTTGATGAAATGTTTGGAGGGTCTATCAAGTGAATCAGAACCTATTTTGTGATCTAAACCTCCGGAAGGGACTTCTGGTTTATattcaaattcaaaataaaaacgGAACTTTTCCCTGGGTTGATANNNNNNNNNNNNNNNNNNNNNNNNNNNNNNNNNNNNNNNNNNNNNNNNNNNNNNNNNNNNNNNNNNNNNNNNNNNNNNNNNNNNNNNNNNNNNNNNNNNNTATACTATAAAACCAGCAATTATAGGTGCATGACATCATAGCCTCACTAAAGAACTCAAGTAATAATATTTCAACAATAAATGTTTGCATAAAGGATGACGATCATGGCAGGCATACCAGTTCAGCCAAACACTTGTTCAACTTGCCAAACCGGGGTGCCATCTGCTGATTCAACTGTGACAAAAGAACCTGTGCGTTCGGGTCTAGATACCTAGAAATATGAAATATTAATTCAGAAAAGGCAGTTCAAGTCTTTGCATCTATGTAGATGAGGAAAGAAATGAAACATACTCTTCCACGTCTTTTTTGTTGGAGACCAGATCCATCTTTGAAAGGATGTTGATATGAGGAAGTTCAAGCTGAATCATAGCAGAAAGAGAAGCCATGCAACCACTAATGTATTTTGTTACATCACTGACAAACTAGACCAAGAAAGACAGTAAAAGTCAGGCATGGGTTTGGTTCAGTATCTTCAATGCCAATAAAATTACTATTAGTGGTCCGAACCTGCGAATCAAGAAGGTACACAGCACAGACATTGAAATTCTTCCGTTTCAAATGTTCAACAAAGTTGCGCAGAACTGGAACATGAGTGAAGAGTTCAATCTGGCCTGTGAAAATGAGAGGCAGAAACTTGTTAACTGATGTTGTGTCATGTTGACTGTATAATTATCACAGTGCAAGAAAGATGTAAATTTGTAAAGTATACATTTGAATTGCTAAACACACTAGAGGTAACTCAAGATGGTATTTTGCACACACTTAGTACACGAGTATAATAGCTATAAAGAGATAGATGATTGCTTGTTATTGTCACTCGTGCAAGTGCTAAGAATAGTAAATGAGAAGAAACCGTGTAACTATTAGGAAA encodes the following:
- the LOC101784162 gene encoding probable phosphoribosylformylglycinamidine synthase, chloroplastic/mitochondrial, with translation MASPGQMMASNLLRTEGFPGNMGKKSGLIAARSLGSRRLRMTRHCFHQQHLCWPRALRVAVHNIRLSSCPGAVVSKGFDSPLVDNSDTALDVGIIHLYRIPFLQESETMELLRKVKAKVSANIVDIMTEQCFNVQLDNPLTSEKLSTLHWLLAETYEPEKLLTRSFLEEEVSGSSCTVIVEVGPRMAFSTAFSTNAVSICKSLSLVEVTRLERSRRYLLRLEPGSGPLDENQLKEFVLLVHDRMTECVYPNKLTSFQSEVVPEPVRVVPVIERGKEALEEINVKMGLAFDKQDIDYYTHLFRDDIKRNPTTVELFDIAQSNSEHSRHWFFNGKLVIDGETMPNTLFQLVKRPLKANLNNSVIGFKDNSSAIKGFPVNQLRPTIPGSTSPLSIMMRELDILFTAETHNFPCAVAPYPGAETGAGGRIRDTHATGKGSFVVASTAGYCVGNLRIDNAYTPWEDPSFSYPVNLASPLRILVDASDGASDYGNKFGEPLIQGYTRTFGMRLLNGERREWLKPIMFSGAIGQIDHAHISKGDPEIGMLVVKIGGPAYRIGMGGGAASSMVSGQNDAELDFNAVQRGDAEMAQKLYRVVRACAEMGENNPIISIHDQGAGGNCNVVKEIIYPKGAEIDIRSIVVGDHTLSVLEIWGAEYQEQDALLVKPESRSLLESLCQRERVSMAVIGKIDGCGKIVLIDSAAMEHAKLNGLPPPTPVEELELEKVLGDMPQKTFEFKRVSQVTEPLDIAPEVTLLDALKRVLRLPSVCSKRFLTTKVDRCVTGLVAQQQTVGPLQLPLADVAVIAQTYTDLTGGACSIGEQPIKGLLNPKAMARLAVGEALTNLVWAKVTSLADVKASGNWMYAAKLDGEGADMYDAAVALADCMVELGIAIDGGKDSLSMAAQCDGEVVKAPGNLVISTYVTCPDITLTVTPDLKLGKDGILLHIDLANGNRRLGGSALAQAFDQIGNDCPDVDDVGYLKKVFEAIQELITQRLISAGHDISDGGLIVSALEMAFAGNCGFKLDIDLEGRSLLEGLFAEELGLVIEVHSEYLDIVKQKLEAAGVSANVIGEVTSSPEIKVFVDGNLHLKEKTSDLRDLWEETSFQLEELQRLKACVKLEKEGLKIRTSPSWSLSFTPKFTDEKLLIASSKPKVAIIREEGSNGDREMAAAFHAAGFEPWDITMSDLLAGKSSLTEFRGIAFVGGFSYADVLDSAKGWAASIRFNQPLIQQFQDFYHRPDTFSLGVCNGCQLMALLGWVPGSDVGGSLGIGGDMSQPRFIHNESGRFECRFTSVSIGNSPAIMFKGMEGSTLGVWSAHGEGRAFFPDENVLATVVQSNLAPVRYCDDANNITETYPFNPNGSPLGIAALCSPDGRHLAMMPHPERCFMMWQYPWYPKEWQVEESGPSPWLRMFQNAREWCS
- the LOC101784562 gene encoding uncharacterized protein LOC101784562 codes for the protein MDESDEHSNGNHHHGYEWKFPAALSANTTSVHVTALDGVVNVNSLFTVAVFVGLSLATPEQLRSLAGDPSCDAGPGVARSLLVLEVVAFSSFLFSSLVAQGLKLALNLINSKDPHDALRAHIDARVLRLGMLASAVGSVVGCVFLMVSMVMVVQIRLGTLGCASNRAAAKAAAGLVGLVTTALAVYVGTVFYTFTH
- the LOC101784963 gene encoding GPN-loop GTPase 3 isoform X1 — translated: MGYAQLVIGPAGSGKSTYCSSLYDHCQTVGRTIHIVNLDPAAEHFNYPVDMDIRELISLDDVMEEFGMGPNGGLIYCMEHLEDSLDDWLDEQLENYLDDDYLVFDCPGQIELFTHVPVLRNFVEHLKRKNFNVCAVYLLDSQFVSDVTKYISGCMASLSAMIQLELPHINILSKMDLVSNKKDVEEYLDPNAQVLLSQLNQQMAPRFGKLNKCLAELVDDYSMVNFIPLDLRKESSIQYVLSYIDSCIQYGEDADVKVRDFDLPEEDD
- the LOC101784963 gene encoding GPN-loop GTPase 3 isoform X2 — protein: MRRRDDALCSTSMSTYCSSLYDHCQTVGRTIHIVNLDPAAEHFNYPVDMDIRELISLDDVMEEFGMGPNGGLIYCMEHLEDSLDDWLDEQLENYLDDDYLVFDCPGQIELFTHVPVLRNFVEHLKRKNFNVCAVYLLDSQFVSDVTKYISGCMASLSAMIQLELPHINILSKMDLVSNKKDVEEYLDPNAQVLLSQLNQQMAPRFGKLNKCLAELVDDYSMVNFIPLDLRKESSIQYVLSYIDSCIQYGEDADVKVRDFDLPEEDD